From the Lepidochelys kempii isolate rLepKem1 chromosome 2, rLepKem1.hap2, whole genome shotgun sequence genome, one window contains:
- the LOC140905916 gene encoding uncharacterized protein yields MQSSSAQVTMMESQNRKRAPAWTEREVRDLIAVWGEESVLSELRSSFRNAKTFVKISQGMKDRGHNRDPKQCRMKLKELRQAYQKTREANSRSGSEPQTCRFYDELHAILGGSATTTPAVLFDSFKGDGGNTEAGFGDEEDDDEEEVVDSSQQASGETGFPDSQELFLTLDLEPVPPEPTQGCLLDPAGGEGTSAACVSMITGSSPSQRLVKLRKKKKRTRDEMFSELMLSSHTDRAQTNAWRQIMSECRKAQNDREERWRAEESKWRAEDRAEAQMWRQRDERRQDSMLRLLQDQTRMLQCMVELQQRQLEHRLPLLPLCNQPPSSPSSISSTPRRPRTRWGGLRPTSHSTTEDCPKKRRLSFNKF; encoded by the exons atgcagagctcatcagcacaggtgaccatgatggagtcccagaatcgcaaaagagctccagcatggaccgaacgggaggtacgggatctgatcgctgtttggggagaggaatccgtgctatcagaactccgttccagttttcgaaatgccaaaacctttgtcaaaatctcccagggcatgaaggacagaggccataacagggacccgaagcagtgccgcatgaaactgaaggagctgaggcaagcctaccagaaaaccagagaggcgaacagccgctctgggtcagagccccaaacatgccgcttctatgatgagctgcatgccattttagggggttcagccaccactaccccagccgtgttgtttgactccttcaaaggagatggaggcaatacggaagcaggttttggggacgaagaagatgatgatgaggaggaggttgtagatagctcacagcaagcaagcggagaaaccggttttcccgacagccaggaactgtttctcaccctagatctggagccagtaccccccgaacccacccaaggctgcctcctggacccagcaggtggagaagggacctctg ctgcatgtgtttcaatgatcacaggatcttctccttcccagaggctagtgaagcttagaaagaaaaaaaaacgcactcgcgatgaaatgttctccgagctcatgctgtcctcccacactgacagagcacagacgaatgcgtggaggcaaataatgtcagagtgcaggaaagcacaaaatgaccgggaggagaggtggagggctgaagagagtaagtggcgggctgaagacagggctgaagctcaaatgtggcggcagcgtgatgagaggaggcaggattcaatgctgaggctgctgcaggaccaaaccagaatgctccagtgtatggttgagctgcagcaaaggcagctggagcacagactgccactgctgcccctctgtaaccaaccgccctcctccccaagttccatatcctccacacccagacgcccaagaacgcggtgggggggcctccggccaaccagccactccaccacagaggattgcccaaaaaaaagaaggctgtcattcaataaattttaa